Proteins encoded in a region of the Mesoaciditoga lauensis cd-1655R = DSM 25116 genome:
- a CDS encoding transcription antitermination factor NusB: MKARRIALKIFENGVESAFLPKELWKTTDGLNEKDRDLVRKLVYGTIRFLPSIDKSLEKFLKKPSKTPKRVKNILRLGLYEIEFLRIPAYATVNEYTNLAPVKFKGLVNAVLRNAARKGNVEKRTSLPDWLYEMLKRDLGEGFEYFLTSTLSHPLSLRSVKIPRENLKRNLSSLVECEEMKYSPWGLKCSKGRDLKGELFEEGTFTFQDESSQMVAVALSPRKGEKILDACGGVGTKTSHIIQVSPNSNVVYNDINEEKRKIALSNFKRMNLMPNELWSVDILKGDLSRLKSSFDKILLDAPCSALGTVGKHPDVLLRLKEEDVKEKAAIQLRMMEKMWDLLKKGGTLIYSVCTVTRLETDNVVRVFVNSHDDAKIVDPFEGKYDFGFNGFGVQLLEYMEGFYISKIVKV, encoded by the coding sequence GTGAAGGCGAGAAGAATAGCCCTTAAGATCTTTGAAAACGGAGTGGAGAGCGCTTTTCTTCCTAAAGAGTTGTGGAAAACGACTGATGGCTTGAACGAAAAGGACAGAGATCTCGTTCGTAAACTCGTGTATGGAACGATACGTTTTCTTCCCTCTATAGATAAATCTCTTGAAAAGTTTCTTAAGAAACCGTCTAAAACCCCAAAAAGGGTTAAAAACATACTCAGGCTGGGATTGTACGAAATAGAATTTCTCCGAATCCCAGCTTACGCAACCGTTAACGAGTACACCAACCTTGCTCCTGTGAAGTTCAAAGGATTGGTGAACGCCGTTTTGAGAAACGCCGCAAGAAAAGGCAATGTGGAAAAGAGAACTTCTCTTCCCGATTGGCTGTACGAAATGCTGAAAAGGGATCTGGGAGAAGGTTTTGAATATTTTCTGACGAGTACGCTTTCCCATCCACTTTCTCTGAGAAGCGTGAAAATACCCAGAGAAAATTTGAAAAGGAATTTGTCATCCCTCGTAGAATGTGAAGAAATGAAATATTCCCCGTGGGGTTTGAAATGCTCAAAGGGAAGAGATCTCAAAGGTGAGTTATTTGAAGAAGGGACGTTTACCTTTCAAGATGAATCTTCCCAAATGGTGGCAGTGGCACTTTCACCCCGGAAAGGTGAAAAGATCTTAGATGCCTGCGGTGGAGTTGGAACCAAGACTTCGCATATAATTCAGGTTTCTCCGAATTCCAACGTTGTTTACAACGACATAAATGAGGAAAAGCGTAAAATAGCGCTCTCCAATTTCAAGCGAATGAACTTGATGCCGAACGAATTGTGGTCTGTTGATATTTTAAAAGGCGATCTTTCACGTCTGAAAAGTTCGTTCGACAAAATACTGCTGGACGCCCCTTGTAGCGCACTTGGAACGGTCGGAAAGCATCCCGACGTTCTTCTTCGTCTAAAAGAAGAAGATGTGAAGGAAAAGGCAGCCATCCAGCTTCGAATGATGGAAAAGATGTGGGATTTGCTCAAAAAAGGTGGTACACTTATATACTCGGTGTGTACCGTTACCAGATTGGAAACGGATAACGTCGTTAGGGTTTTTGTAAATTCCCATGATGATGCGAAAATCGTCGATCCGTTTGAAGGAAAGTACGATTTTGGATTCAACGGATTTGGCGTTCAGCTTCTTGAATACATGGAAGGGTTTTACATATCCAAAATTGTGAAGGTGTGA
- a CDS encoding biotin--[acetyl-CoA-carboxylase] ligase produces the protein MNEVYSYDEVTSTNDLAKKMVDILKNGDIVWALSQTAGKGKGERHWHSPRGGLWFSIVYKPQKLCEDPNIYTKMASVAVIKVLKRLKVKGVGVKWPNDIYCGRKKLGGILTEIFTKAHNHAVIIGIGINVNNKPPEDVKDAISLFEITNVKLSLSQLLNMISSEAQRLYNLITSGKRNVITNLWRNAMVIKKGHKIKVSDFSGKTYDATVVKVLSDSLIVEKDGIKERIHPSEISLS, from the coding sequence GTGAATGAGGTATATTCGTATGATGAAGTAACGTCAACCAATGATTTGGCAAAGAAAATGGTAGACATCCTCAAAAATGGGGATATCGTTTGGGCTTTATCTCAAACGGCCGGAAAGGGGAAAGGAGAAAGACATTGGCATTCTCCACGTGGAGGATTGTGGTTTTCAATCGTTTACAAACCTCAAAAACTTTGTGAAGATCCAAACATATACACCAAAATGGCCTCTGTTGCCGTTATCAAAGTCTTGAAAAGGTTGAAGGTAAAAGGTGTGGGAGTAAAATGGCCAAATGATATTTACTGCGGAAGGAAAAAACTCGGCGGAATCCTTACTGAGATTTTCACAAAAGCTCATAACCATGCCGTCATCATAGGTATCGGAATAAACGTTAACAACAAGCCGCCTGAAGACGTAAAAGACGCAATTTCACTTTTCGAGATAACCAACGTAAAACTTAGCCTTTCACAACTGTTGAACATGATATCGTCAGAGGCCCAGCGTTTGTATAACCTCATAACTTCTGGTAAAAGAAACGTTATTACGAATCTTTGGCGCAATGCCATGGTTATAAAGAAAGGCCATAAGATAAAGGTTTCAGATTTTTCCGGAAAAACGTACGATGCTACGGTTGTCAAAGTGCTGTCCGATTCCCTGATAGTAGAAAAGGATGGAATCAAAGAAAGAATCCATCCCTCAGAAATATCGCTTTCTTAA
- the rlmN gene encoding 23S rRNA (adenine(2503)-C(2))-methyltransferase RlmN: MENILDYDYKELQTKLEHERLERYRATQIFDWVYKKKATSFAVMTNLSKKLREELSRKFKLTFPELVTKVTSKDGTVKFLWKYEDGSTVESVLLRYPDRISACISSQVGCNLGCKFCATGRSGFVRNLTSGEILAQILGMERSEKERIGNVVFMGMGEPMLNYDEVMRAIRVMVDPKALKISQRRISISTAGVVDGIEKLANEPLDVVLSVSLHAPTDEKRSKIMPINQKYPLSVLMNAIKNYQAVKGKRVTFEYILFDGFNDSMEDAKKLIELVKDIKCNVNLIPYNDTQSEFKRTPPRKAKEFEEFLKSHGLEAVIRAEKGSDIDAACGQLRRRTL, from the coding sequence ATGGAAAATATTTTAGATTACGACTACAAAGAGTTGCAGACAAAGCTTGAGCATGAACGATTGGAAAGATACAGGGCAACGCAGATTTTTGACTGGGTATATAAAAAGAAAGCCACAAGTTTTGCGGTCATGACGAACTTGTCCAAGAAATTAAGAGAAGAGCTTTCAAGAAAATTCAAGCTAACCTTTCCCGAATTGGTTACGAAGGTTACCTCAAAAGATGGAACGGTAAAATTTCTGTGGAAGTATGAAGACGGAAGCACGGTGGAATCCGTTTTGCTGAGATACCCTGACAGAATAAGCGCTTGCATATCTTCACAAGTGGGTTGCAATTTGGGGTGCAAATTTTGTGCCACAGGTAGATCTGGATTCGTAAGAAATCTCACATCGGGAGAAATATTGGCTCAGATACTTGGAATGGAAAGAAGCGAAAAAGAGAGAATAGGAAATGTGGTTTTCATGGGAATGGGAGAGCCAATGTTGAACTACGATGAAGTCATGAGAGCCATACGCGTCATGGTCGATCCAAAAGCTTTGAAAATAAGCCAAAGAAGGATTTCCATTTCCACGGCAGGCGTTGTGGACGGAATAGAGAAACTCGCCAACGAACCTCTGGATGTGGTACTTTCGGTTTCCTTGCACGCTCCTACCGATGAAAAACGTTCTAAGATAATGCCAATAAACCAAAAATATCCTTTAAGCGTTTTGATGAATGCAATTAAAAATTATCAAGCCGTAAAGGGGAAAAGGGTAACCTTTGAGTACATCCTCTTTGATGGCTTCAACGATTCCATGGAAGATGCCAAGAAGCTTATAGAACTTGTGAAAGATATAAAATGTAACGTTAATCTTATTCCGTACAACGATACTCAAAGTGAATTCAAGAGAACACCTCCACGTAAAGCCAAAGAATTTGAGGAGTTTTTGAAATCGCATGGCCTGGAAGCGGTTATAAGGGCGGAAAAAGGTTCGGATATAGATGCCGCTTGTGGGCAGCTGAGAAGGAGAACGCTTTGA
- the panB gene encoding 3-methyl-2-oxobutanoate hydroxymethyltransferase produces MNVRKLMAMKNKVPITMVTAYDYFSAKACEEVGMDIILVGDSLGNVVLGYNSTLNVKMEDIIRHLSAVRRGAPNSFIVADMPFMSYQVSEEEGIRNAGRLIQEGANAVKLEGGKRIAPLIKKLVDMGIPVMGHIGLTPQSVNVSGYRVQGKGDDSYRMVEEAKILEEAGVFSLVLELTMEETAKAVSQAISIPTIGIGAGRYCDGQVLVWHDLLGINDEKKMKFVKRYADLSFQIKEALKAYIEDVKGKKFPEEEHVFKEEGK; encoded by the coding sequence ATGAACGTGAGAAAATTGATGGCAATGAAGAATAAGGTTCCGATCACCATGGTAACAGCCTACGATTACTTCAGCGCCAAAGCGTGTGAAGAAGTGGGAATGGATATCATACTTGTGGGAGATTCACTGGGAAATGTTGTCCTTGGTTACAATTCCACTTTAAACGTGAAGATGGAAGATATAATTCGCCACCTTTCAGCGGTAAGACGCGGTGCTCCAAATTCTTTCATAGTGGCAGATATGCCGTTCATGTCATATCAAGTGTCCGAAGAAGAAGGAATAAGAAACGCCGGTAGACTCATTCAAGAAGGCGCCAACGCCGTGAAACTTGAAGGCGGAAAGAGAATAGCACCTTTGATAAAAAAACTCGTTGATATGGGAATACCGGTGATGGGACACATCGGGTTAACCCCCCAGTCCGTTAACGTCAGTGGATATCGCGTTCAAGGAAAGGGAGACGATTCTTATAGAATGGTTGAAGAAGCCAAAATATTGGAAGAAGCGGGAGTCTTCTCGCTGGTGCTTGAACTCACCATGGAAGAAACAGCTAAAGCCGTAAGTCAAGCCATTTCCATCCCAACTATAGGTATAGGAGCGGGAAGGTATTGCGATGGTCAAGTTCTCGTTTGGCATGATTTACTGGGTATAAACGATGAAAAGAAGATGAAATTCGTCAAGAGGTATGCAGATCTTTCTTTTCAAATAAAAGAAGCACTTAAAGCTTACATAGAAGATGTGAAGGGGAAAAAATTTCCTGAAGAGGAACATGTTTTCAAAGAGGAGGGAAAATAA
- the rsgA gene encoding ribosome small subunit-dependent GTPase A, which yields MRRGIITRFHSNFAVVRDEDEDLTTLCTLRGRFKLSNIKPMVGDRVEYILSHDRGRIESILPRTITLKRPRVSNVDTVVVVLTRSQPNVPWSMMDRIIAGVELSDVNVVLALNKIDITPKEEIKEFESIYAHYDVVLTSAYTMKGVEELEEHLKGHISVFAGPSGVGKSSLLNSILKSNLKTGSVSQATNMGKHTTTSASLMELENGGFVVDTPGFVTMNFQNLEPSKVQELFPEIKAASLGCLFDDCVHDAEPGCHVKELVEKGEIARSRYESYINILHESEGEERQ from the coding sequence TTGAGAAGGGGAATAATAACGAGGTTTCATTCAAATTTTGCCGTTGTGAGAGATGAAGATGAGGACTTAACCACCTTGTGTACCTTGCGAGGGAGGTTTAAGCTTTCCAACATAAAACCCATGGTGGGAGACAGAGTGGAATACATACTCTCCCACGATAGAGGTCGTATAGAGTCGATTCTTCCAAGAACCATCACGTTGAAAAGGCCACGCGTTTCAAATGTTGATACGGTAGTTGTCGTGCTAACAAGATCACAGCCAAACGTTCCGTGGTCGATGATGGACAGGATAATTGCCGGTGTTGAGCTTTCAGATGTCAACGTAGTTTTAGCGCTGAACAAAATAGACATCACTCCGAAAGAAGAAATAAAGGAATTCGAGTCTATTTACGCACATTACGATGTCGTATTGACAAGCGCATACACCATGAAAGGCGTGGAAGAACTTGAAGAGCACTTGAAAGGCCACATCTCTGTTTTTGCCGGGCCTTCAGGTGTGGGAAAATCTTCTTTGCTGAATTCCATATTGAAGTCTAATTTGAAAACCGGTAGCGTTTCTCAAGCGACCAACATGGGAAAGCACACAACGACATCCGCTTCGCTCATGGAATTGGAAAACGGAGGATTTGTTGTGGATACGCCTGGATTTGTAACCATGAATTTCCAAAATCTTGAACCTTCGAAAGTTCAAGAACTCTTTCCAGAGATAAAAGCGGCTTCGTTAGGGTGTCTATTTGACGATTGTGTTCATGATGCGGAACCTGGTTGTCATGTAAAAGAACTGGTTGAAAAGGGAGAAATAGCGCGGAGCCGGTATGAAAGTTACATAAACATATTGCATGAAAGCGAGGGGGAAGAACGCCAATGA
- the rpe gene encoding ribulose-phosphate 3-epimerase: MMVAPSILSANFANFESDVKKVEEVADYLHLDIMDGHFVPNLTFGMGVGRALKKVTSLPLDSHLMVERPEDFVDDFCEFSDVVTVHYEATYHLHRLIQRIKEKDTKAFVALNPHTPVECLKEIIMDIDGVLIMSVNPGFGGQKFIPNALNKIRELDEYRKKRGLTFQIEVDGGINSETYVAAIKAGVDILVAGSYVFKSENPAEAVRSLKRI, translated from the coding sequence ATAATGGTAGCTCCATCCATACTTTCCGCCAACTTTGCAAATTTTGAATCTGACGTGAAAAAAGTGGAAGAAGTAGCGGATTACCTTCACCTTGACATAATGGATGGACATTTTGTCCCAAATTTAACCTTCGGGATGGGTGTTGGTCGTGCGTTGAAAAAGGTAACATCACTTCCTTTGGATTCTCACTTAATGGTCGAAAGACCTGAAGATTTTGTGGATGATTTTTGCGAATTCTCAGACGTGGTTACCGTTCATTACGAAGCAACTTACCATCTTCATAGGTTGATCCAAAGAATAAAAGAAAAGGATACAAAAGCTTTTGTGGCCCTCAATCCACATACACCAGTTGAATGTTTGAAAGAAATAATCATGGATATCGACGGGGTACTCATTATGAGTGTAAATCCCGGCTTCGGAGGGCAAAAATTCATTCCCAACGCTTTGAACAAAATAAGGGAATTGGACGAATACAGAAAGAAAAGAGGGCTCACTTTTCAAATAGAAGTGGATGGAGGAATAAATTCAGAAACCTACGTTGCCGCAATAAAGGCTGGTGTAGATATACTCGTCGCCGGCAGCTACGTTTTTAAGTCCGAAAACCCGGCAGAGGCCGTTAGAAGTCTCAAGAGAATTTAG
- a CDS encoding zinc metallopeptidase, whose amino-acid sequence MFFPYFFFDPTMILLIPAVILAVWAQAKVSSTFRKYSMVRSSTNLTGAQLARMLLDANGLFNVRVEAVPGKLTDHYDPRSRVVRLSDATYRSGSVAALSVVAHEVGHAVQHSHHYVPLVVRDAVVPTANIGSSLSWIVFFLGLILSNGFLLKVGIILFSFFVLFTLITLPVELDASHRALKMLKNVVVMNEGEVTMAKKVLSAAALTYVAAVAMSALQLLRMLLIAGFVDNR is encoded by the coding sequence ATGTTCTTTCCATATTTTTTCTTTGATCCGACCATGATATTACTCATACCAGCTGTTATTCTTGCGGTTTGGGCACAAGCAAAAGTTTCGTCCACCTTTAGAAAATATTCAATGGTAAGATCTTCTACAAATCTTACGGGTGCCCAGTTGGCACGCATGCTGTTGGATGCCAACGGATTGTTCAACGTTAGGGTTGAAGCGGTACCTGGTAAACTTACAGATCATTACGATCCCAGGAGTCGTGTGGTAAGACTTTCCGACGCCACTTACAGAAGCGGTTCTGTCGCGGCTTTGAGCGTTGTTGCCCATGAAGTGGGACACGCCGTACAGCATTCTCACCATTACGTTCCACTCGTGGTAAGGGATGCCGTCGTTCCAACGGCAAACATAGGATCAAGTTTGTCCTGGATCGTCTTCTTTTTAGGCTTGATACTTTCCAACGGATTTTTGTTGAAAGTTGGAATAATCCTGTTCAGCTTTTTCGTGCTTTTTACCCTTATAACTTTGCCGGTTGAGCTTGATGCTTCGCACAGGGCGTTGAAGATGCTCAAAAACGTTGTCGTCATGAACGAGGGCGAAGTTACGATGGCAAAGAAGGTTCTCAGCGCAGCCGCTTTGACCTACGTTGCAGCCGTTGCAATGTCCGCATTGCAGCTCCTTAGAATGTTACTAATAGCAGGGTTCGTGGATAACAGGTGA
- a CDS encoding mechanosensitive ion channel family protein: MTDPATSLISGFNAFLTSYGIKIIISIVVFIVTYYIARYTFKLWEATSKKVKKPLKYPNTTYTLVKVTFFSIAGLIVLGIFNIDLWPILASLGVVGLIVGLALQQPLGNFFSGVLIFITDAVNEGEALDIGGVSGVVRETKFNHTVVDTWDGKRIYIPNTAVWSSKVTKFWPKVARRVDMAIGIPYTVTSQQLAKVSSILEKAMEDEPLVYKGENYSVGPKKKYYGPVSNSVTFNDFGASSINFTMHFWVLRDDYFKAIEKVAIDAYEALNAAGISMPYNQLDVHVDGKLETINLENRENKRE, translated from the coding sequence ATGACTGACCCGGCTACTTCGTTAATAAGTGGGTTCAATGCTTTCTTGACTTCTTATGGAATCAAAATAATAATCTCCATCGTGGTTTTTATCGTAACCTATTACATCGCCAGATATACCTTTAAATTGTGGGAAGCTACTTCAAAAAAAGTGAAGAAGCCGTTAAAATATCCAAACACAACATACACCCTCGTGAAGGTAACGTTTTTTTCCATTGCTGGCCTGATAGTACTTGGGATATTCAACATAGACCTGTGGCCGATATTGGCAAGTTTAGGAGTTGTTGGTTTAATAGTAGGTCTTGCTCTGCAGCAACCGCTTGGAAATTTCTTCAGCGGCGTGTTGATCTTCATAACCGATGCGGTCAACGAAGGCGAAGCGTTGGACATAGGTGGGGTAAGTGGCGTAGTGCGTGAAACCAAATTCAACCATACTGTTGTGGACACGTGGGATGGAAAAAGGATATATATACCAAATACCGCTGTTTGGTCTTCAAAAGTCACAAAGTTTTGGCCAAAAGTTGCCAGAAGAGTTGATATGGCAATAGGCATACCCTACACGGTTACATCTCAACAACTTGCAAAAGTTTCGTCCATATTGGAAAAAGCCATGGAAGATGAACCGTTGGTGTACAAAGGAGAAAATTACTCTGTAGGACCTAAAAAGAAGTATTACGGACCTGTAAGCAACTCCGTAACCTTTAACGATTTCGGGGCATCTTCGATAAACTTCACCATGCATTTTTGGGTTTTGCGGGACGATTATTTCAAGGCAATAGAAAAGGTTGCCATAGATGCCTACGAAGCTTTAAACGCAGCCGGAATAAGCATGCCATACAATCAACTTGATGTTCATGTGGATGGAAAATTGGAAACGATCAATCTTGAAAATCGGGAGAATAAGCGTGAATGA